A region from the Oculatellaceae cyanobacterium genome encodes:
- a CDS encoding ferredoxin-NADP reductase: MYNSSVAGDAANTVSGSRMFIYEVEGLRQNETTDKTNYPIRRSGTVFITVPYSRMNQEMQRITRLGGKIVSIRPLTADSEVNGKATPGTETQSKHSGEESKPMTQTESAQPVKETKPKAKKAESDVPVNIYRPNSPYIGKCLSNEELVGEGGIGTVRHLIFDISGGDLRYLEGQSIGIIPPGTDKKDKPHKLRLYSIASTRHGDSVDDKTVSLCVRQLEYKHPETGEMVYGVCSTFLCNLQPGDDLKITGPTGKEMLLPEDPNANVIMLATGTGIAPFRAYLWRMFKENERKANPDYQFNGFAWLIFGIPTSPNILYKNELEELQQQYPDNFRLTYAISREQKNPEGGRMYIQDRVAEHADELWKMIQQQNTHTYICGLKGMEGGIDQALTVAAAKDGVTWSEYQRQAKREGRWHVETY, from the coding sequence ATGTACAACTCAAGCGTAGCTGGCGATGCAGCCAACACAGTCTCTGGTAGCCGTATGTTTATCTATGAAGTAGAAGGTTTGCGTCAGAACGAAACTACTGACAAAACTAACTACCCGATTCGTCGTAGTGGCACTGTGTTTATCACCGTACCCTACAGTCGCATGAACCAAGAAATGCAACGAATCACCCGCTTGGGCGGCAAAATTGTCAGCATTCGACCTTTAACGGCTGACAGTGAAGTAAATGGTAAAGCCACACCTGGAACTGAAACACAGAGCAAGCACTCAGGAGAAGAGAGCAAGCCTATGACTCAGACAGAATCGGCACAGCCAGTCAAAGAAACTAAGCCTAAAGCTAAAAAAGCTGAATCTGATGTTCCAGTTAATATCTACCGCCCAAACTCGCCTTATATTGGCAAGTGTCTCTCTAATGAAGAACTTGTTGGCGAAGGTGGTATCGGCACTGTCCGTCACCTGATTTTCGACATTTCGGGTGGAGATTTGCGCTATCTGGAAGGTCAGAGTATTGGTATTATTCCGCCTGGAACTGACAAAAAAGATAAACCTCATAAATTGAGGCTATATTCTATCGCTTCGACTCGTCACGGTGATTCCGTTGATGACAAAACCGTGTCTCTCTGTGTTAGGCAACTTGAGTACAAGCATCCTGAAACAGGTGAAATGGTTTATGGTGTTTGCTCAACCTTCCTCTGTAATCTCCAACCTGGGGATGATTTAAAAATCACTGGCCCTACTGGTAAAGAAATGTTATTACCAGAAGATCCTAATGCCAATGTGATTATGTTGGCGACAGGAACTGGTATTGCACCATTCCGAGCTTACTTGTGGCGGATGTTTAAGGAAAATGAAAGAAAAGCTAACCCAGATTATCAGTTTAATGGTTTTGCTTGGCTAATCTTTGGTATTCCTACAAGCCCGAATATCCTGTACAAGAATGAGTTAGAAGAACTGCAACAGCAGTACCCTGACAACTTCCGCTTGACTTACGCGATTAGCCGTGAGCAGAAAAACCCTGAAGGTGGCAGGATGTATATCCAAGACCGCGTAGCTGAACACGCGGACGAACTTTGGAAGATGATTCAACAACAAAATACCCACACCTATATCTGTGGTTTGAAGGGTATGGAAGGCGGTATTGATCAAGCGCTTACTGTTGCTGCTGCCAAAGATGGCGTTACTTGGTCAGAGTACCAAAGACAAGCGAAGAGGGAAGGTCGTTGGCACGTAGAAACCTATTAG
- a CDS encoding phosphoribulokinase encodes MTSQLDRVVIIGVAGDSGCGKSTFLRRITDLFGEDFVTVICLDDYHSLDRKQRKETGITALDPRANNFDLMYEQIKALKNGQVIDKPIYNHETGEIDPPEKVQPNHVVVIEGLHPLYDERVRSLIDFSVYLDISDEVKISWKIQRDMAERGHRYEDVIAAINARRPDFTAYIEPQKEFADVVIQVLPTKLIPDDKESKVLRVRLLQKDGVEGFEPTYLFDEGSTIDWIPCGRKLTCSWPGIRMFYGPDSYYGHDVSVLEVDGQFENLEEVIYIEGHLSNTSAKYYGELTHLLLQHKEYPGSNNGTGLFQVLVGLKMRAAYERLTSKQARETAKAL; translated from the coding sequence ATGACCAGTCAGCTGGATCGTGTGGTTATCATTGGCGTTGCCGGAGATTCCGGCTGCGGTAAGTCTACTTTTTTGCGTCGAATCACAGATTTGTTTGGTGAAGATTTTGTGACAGTAATCTGTCTAGACGATTACCACTCTCTAGACAGAAAGCAACGTAAAGAAACTGGCATTACTGCCCTTGATCCTAGAGCTAATAACTTTGATTTGATGTACGAGCAAATCAAAGCTCTCAAAAATGGTCAAGTAATTGACAAGCCTATTTACAATCACGAAACCGGAGAGATTGACCCACCGGAGAAAGTACAGCCTAACCACGTCGTTGTAATTGAAGGGCTTCACCCCTTGTATGATGAACGGGTGCGATCGCTCATTGACTTCAGTGTTTACCTAGATATCAGTGATGAAGTCAAGATTTCTTGGAAGATTCAACGGGATATGGCAGAACGCGGTCACCGCTATGAAGATGTGATTGCTGCTATTAATGCTCGTCGTCCTGACTTTACTGCTTACATCGAGCCTCAGAAGGAATTTGCTGATGTAGTAATCCAGGTATTACCCACAAAATTAATTCCAGACGACAAGGAAAGCAAGGTATTGCGGGTACGCTTGTTGCAGAAAGATGGCGTAGAAGGTTTTGAGCCTACTTACCTGTTTGATGAAGGTTCAACCATCGATTGGATTCCCTGCGGTCGTAAGTTAACCTGTTCTTGGCCTGGAATCAGAATGTTCTACGGGCCTGATAGCTATTACGGTCATGATGTTTCAGTGCTGGAAGTAGATGGTCAGTTTGAGAACTTAGAAGAAGTTATTTACATTGAGGGACACCTTAGCAATACTTCTGCCAAGTACTACGGCGAGTTGACTCATTTGTTGCTTCAGCATAAAGAATATCCTGGCTCTAATAATGGTACTGGTTTGTTCCAAGTGCTTGTTGGCTTAAAGATGCGGGCAGCTTATGAACGCTTGACATCTAAGCAAGCTAGAGAGACAGCTAAGGCTTTGTAG
- a CDS encoding glycosyltransferase family 1 protein produces MSKSLTINLSCLLQKPTGITTYALNILPYLDYLEPTLLVSQSIPQYKCYPIPPNLTAEQGYKGHIRRLLWTQLKLPRIYQQLNSSLLFSPLPEAPVAVKCRYIVMVHDLIPLRFFKKFSPLTYYFRYYLPHVLEQSEHIICNSLATAQDIIEFFNIKVEKITPIALAYNSNHFRYLNLPTQNYFLYIGRQDSYKNLHRLISAFAALPNCYDYELWLAGSTDKRYTPKIINQVEQLDLTRQVKFLDYVAYTDLPKLINSAIALVFPSLWEGFGLPVLEAMACGTPVITSNLSSLPEVVGDAAILVNPYNVEEITTAMNAVANQAGLRSHMSQASLARSSQFSWKKTGLATAQLLQKYL; encoded by the coding sequence GTGTCTAAATCTTTAACTATTAATCTTTCATGTTTATTGCAGAAGCCTACGGGAATTACTACTTATGCTCTTAATATTTTGCCTTACTTAGATTATTTAGAGCCAACATTGCTAGTATCCCAAAGTATTCCTCAATACAAATGTTATCCAATTCCCCCTAACCTAACAGCAGAACAAGGATATAAAGGTCACATACGCCGCTTGTTGTGGACTCAGCTAAAATTGCCGAGAATTTACCAACAGCTAAACTCAAGTCTGTTATTTTCTCCCCTACCAGAAGCACCTGTAGCAGTTAAATGTCGATATATTGTGATGGTTCACGATCTCATTCCCCTACGTTTTTTCAAAAAATTTTCACCTTTGACTTATTATTTTAGGTATTATCTACCTCACGTTTTAGAGCAATCCGAACACATTATTTGTAATTCTCTAGCGACGGCGCAAGATATTATTGAATTTTTTAATATCAAAGTTGAAAAAATTACCCCAATCGCACTAGCCTACAATTCCAATCACTTTCGTTACCTCAATTTACCAACGCAAAATTATTTTCTTTACATTGGACGGCAAGACTCTTATAAAAACTTACATAGATTAATATCTGCTTTCGCAGCTTTACCTAACTGCTATGACTACGAACTCTGGTTAGCAGGATCAACTGATAAACGCTATACTCCAAAAATAATTAATCAAGTAGAACAGTTAGATTTAACTAGGCAGGTCAAATTTTTAGATTATGTAGCGTATACTGATTTGCCTAAACTAATCAATAGTGCGATCGCACTTGTTTTTCCTAGTCTTTGGGAAGGCTTTGGTTTACCAGTACTAGAAGCAATGGCTTGTGGAACACCTGTAATTACATCTAATTTATCTTCATTGCCCGAAGTTGTTGGTGATGCTGCTATATTGGTGAACCCTTACAATGTGGAGGAAATTACCACAGCCATGAATGCTGTGGCTAATCAAGCTGGGTTGCGATCGCACATGAGCCAAGCTAGTCTGGCTAGATCTAGTCAATTTAGTTGGAAAAAAACAGGTCTTGCTACCGCTCAATTGCTACAAAAATATCTTTAG
- a CDS encoding PPC domain-containing protein, whose product MSHRLALILRPVLIITATLAAIEITAMSANAQKPIVYQPLTLPASNEANDTLTEKDIPLGDGGFARDYRVKFQAGDQVAIDLTSDNFDTIVTLMGADGSTIGQNDDGPDGSNNSLLFARIKEAGEYIIRVRSFGETGGGTFKLKVTRLQPINVTSQGSGKMGR is encoded by the coding sequence ATGAGCCATCGTCTTGCTTTAATACTCCGCCCTGTATTAATAATTACTGCCACCTTAGCAGCGATAGAAATAACTGCTATGTCAGCTAATGCACAAAAACCAATAGTATATCAACCATTAACCTTACCTGCTAGTAACGAAGCTAACGACACACTTACAGAAAAGGATATTCCCCTGGGTGATGGTGGTTTTGCCCGTGACTATCGGGTGAAATTTCAAGCAGGCGATCAAGTAGCAATTGATCTGACATCAGACAATTTCGACACAATTGTGACTTTGATGGGGGCTGACGGTTCAACAATTGGACAAAATGATGATGGCCCTGATGGTAGCAACAACTCCCTGCTTTTTGCCCGAATTAAGGAGGCAGGCGAGTATATTATTCGTGTTCGTTCCTTTGGAGAAACAGGCGGTGGTACTTTTAAGCTAAAAGTTACACGGTTACAACCTATTAATGTCACTTCTCAGGGATCAGGGAAGATGGGCAGATGA
- the cobS gene encoding adenosylcobinamide-GDP ribazoletransferase has protein sequence MYQILILWVRKLINFLAAAVAFYTCLPVPYSWALDFEGVARLAPAVGLLIGSLLSLGDITLANLGMPMLTRSALIVVGWIALTGGLHLDGVMDTADGLAVQDQQRRLQVMSDSATGAFGAMAAIALLLLKTVALSELNHHRWLAVMAAAIWGRWGQVVAIAYYPYLKATGKGAFHKAAIRVPQDLLLGLILIGCLSGLELFWNAQSLPVLVGMLIAGCAIALLTGAWFNRQLGGHTGDTYGAVVEWTEALFLCFLTIIYSG, from the coding sequence ATGTATCAAATATTGATTTTATGGGTGCGTAAGTTAATCAATTTTCTAGCCGCCGCAGTAGCTTTTTATACCTGTTTACCTGTGCCGTATAGCTGGGCGTTGGATTTTGAAGGTGTTGCGCGTTTAGCACCCGCCGTAGGGCTGTTAATTGGTAGTTTATTAAGTCTAGGTGATATCACGCTTGCCAATTTAGGTATGCCTATGCTAACTAGATCAGCTTTGATAGTTGTTGGTTGGATTGCTTTAACTGGCGGTTTACATTTAGATGGGGTGATGGATACTGCCGATGGTTTGGCAGTTCAAGACCAGCAAAGACGGTTACAAGTTATGTCTGATAGTGCTACTGGTGCTTTTGGAGCAATGGCTGCGATCGCGCTATTGTTATTAAAAACTGTTGCTCTAAGCGAATTAAATCACCATCGGTGGTTAGCTGTGATGGCAGCAGCAATATGGGGACGCTGGGGACAGGTAGTAGCGATCGCATATTATCCTTATCTCAAAGCTACTGGTAAAGGCGCATTTCATAAAGCAGCGATCCGCGTACCTCAAGACTTATTATTAGGATTAATATTAATTGGCTGTTTAAGCGGATTAGAGTTATTTTGGAATGCTCAATCTTTACCTGTTCTAGTCGGGATGTTGATCGCAGGATGTGCGATCGCATTACTTACTGGCGCTTGGTTTAACAGGCAACTAGGCGGTCACACTGGCGATACTTATGGGGCGGTTGTAGAGTGGACAGAAGCACTATTTCTGTGTTTTCTCACAATTATTTATAGCGGTTAG
- the tgt gene encoding tRNA guanosine(34) transglycosylase Tgt, whose protein sequence is MSANFSFQRQASCSHTQARAGVFVTPHGIVETPRFMPVGTLATVKTLTSAHLEEAEAQMVLANTYHLHLQPGEDIVAGAGGLHRFMNWKGPMLTDSGGFQVFSLSKIRTITEAGVTFRSPRDGRIINMTPELSIQIQNDLGADVIMAFDECPPYPAEREEVVRATDRTYRWLERCIEAHKRPKDQALFGIVQGGVFLDLRRAAAKSLAALDLPGYAIGGVSVGEPAEFIHQIVKATAPLLPEEKPRYLMGVGTYREMAIAIASGIDLFDCVIPTRLGRHGAVLVQGERWNLKNARFRRDYTQLDETCPCYTCQNFSRAYLSHLMRAREVLGYTLLSLHNVTELIRFTKRIRQAILSDRFTTEFAHWLDSPPPQAAEPC, encoded by the coding sequence TTGAGTGCTAATTTTTCTTTTCAACGTCAAGCATCCTGTAGTCATACGCAGGCAAGGGCTGGTGTATTTGTAACCCCTCATGGGATAGTTGAAACCCCTCGCTTCATGCCAGTGGGTACTTTAGCCACTGTGAAAACTTTGACCTCAGCGCACCTAGAGGAGGCTGAGGCACAGATGGTTTTAGCTAATACTTACCACCTACATCTACAACCAGGAGAAGACATCGTAGCGGGTGCTGGTGGGTTACATCGGTTTATGAATTGGAAAGGCCCGATGCTGACAGATTCGGGTGGATTTCAGGTCTTTAGCTTGAGCAAAATACGCACTATTACTGAAGCAGGCGTAACTTTTCGCTCCCCCCGTGATGGCAGAATAATTAATATGACCCCAGAGCTTTCAATTCAGATTCAAAATGATCTGGGGGCAGATGTAATTATGGCTTTTGATGAGTGTCCCCCCTACCCTGCTGAACGCGAGGAGGTAGTGAGGGCGACAGATCGCACCTATAGGTGGCTGGAACGCTGTATAGAAGCTCACAAACGCCCCAAGGATCAAGCTTTATTTGGAATTGTCCAAGGTGGAGTTTTCTTAGATTTACGACGTGCTGCGGCAAAATCATTAGCCGCTTTAGATTTACCTGGTTATGCCATTGGTGGGGTGAGTGTGGGTGAACCCGCAGAATTTATTCACCAGATTGTCAAAGCTACTGCGCCGTTGTTACCAGAAGAAAAACCACGTTACCTGATGGGAGTGGGAACGTATAGAGAAATGGCGATCGCGATCGCATCTGGGATAGATTTATTTGACTGTGTGATTCCTACACGATTGGGGCGACATGGTGCTGTCTTGGTACAAGGTGAGCGGTGGAATTTAAAAAATGCCCGATTTCGCCGAGATTATACTCAACTTGATGAGACTTGCCCTTGTTATACTTGCCAAAATTTCAGCCGCGCTTATTTAAGCCATTTAATGCGAGCGCGAGAAGTTTTAGGTTACACCTTACTGTCTTTGCATAACGTTACAGAATTGATTCGTTTTACCAAGCGTATTAGGCAGGCAATTTTAAGCGATCGCTTTACTACAGAATTTGCCCACTGGCTTGATTCTCCACCTCCACAAGCAGCAGAGCCATGTTAA
- a CDS encoding photosystem II reaction center protein K: MEAAMLLAKLPEAYAIFDPLVDVLPIIPVFFLLLAFVWQAAVGFR; encoded by the coding sequence ATGGAAGCCGCGATGCTATTGGCGAAACTGCCTGAAGCTTACGCTATTTTTGACCCACTGGTAGACGTTCTCCCGATCATCCCCGTGTTTTTCCTGCTACTAGCATTCGTTTGGCAGGCTGCAGTCGGATTTCGCTAA
- a CDS encoding glutathione S-transferase family protein encodes MLKLYGGARSRASIVQWYLEELNIPYEFVLLDMQAGEHRKPEYLAINPTGKVPAIVDSDFKLWESGAILLYLAQKYGNISPSLEQQAELIQWVLFANATLGPGIFVEATREKETPKLLTPLNQIFEKQPFLLGQDFTVGDVAVGSMLAYIPMMLKLDLSGYPAVLDYIKRITQRPAYQKVMSARS; translated from the coding sequence ATGTTAAAGCTCTATGGTGGCGCTCGTAGTCGGGCATCAATTGTCCAGTGGTATCTAGAAGAATTAAATATTCCCTACGAATTTGTCCTGCTAGATATGCAAGCAGGAGAACACCGAAAACCAGAATACCTGGCGATTAACCCAACTGGAAAAGTCCCCGCAATTGTTGACTCTGATTTTAAACTCTGGGAATCAGGGGCAATCTTGTTATATCTTGCTCAAAAATATGGCAATATTTCCCCATCTTTAGAGCAACAAGCTGAACTTATTCAATGGGTGCTGTTTGCTAATGCTACTTTGGGGCCAGGAATTTTTGTAGAAGCAACTCGTGAAAAAGAGACACCAAAATTACTCACACCATTAAATCAAATCTTTGAAAAGCAACCATTCTTGCTGGGTCAAGATTTTACTGTCGGTGATGTTGCCGTTGGGTCAATGTTGGCTTATATTCCAATGATGCTCAAGCTTGATTTAAGTGGTTATCCTGCTGTATTGGACTATATTAAGCGAATTACACAGCGACCAGCATATCAAAAAGTGATGTCAGCACGCAGTTAA